The genomic window CCggtaggatatggagaagaaaagagaaaagaaaaggaaacaagaggagaaaagaagacaaagtaactcatatccaagagaaaaaaagagaagaggataAAAAAGaacttgagatattaaaaaaataaaaagagaaaaaaaaatattttattttctctccatGTCTCTACGTTTTTTGGGAGATCGAAAAAAGACTTtagagaaaaattacttcatctaatatttttttcccCCTCTCTTAGACTTGCTATCCAAACAAAAGATTTcggctttcttttcctttcttctcaACCTAAATTTCTatcaaatgagaaaaaaatgatttCTCTTCCAGGGATTTTAcccctctcctctttttctctttctcttttccatCCTAAAGTAGCTGCCACCAATTTTGCATTTGACACCCTCAACCCTGGCAGTTTAGTTCTCCTCTTTCAGGTTATACAGTTGGCCGGGTAGTGGCGTTTCGGGCTTGGGTTGACTAGGGCGGTCTCCTTGGCTCGGTCAGAACGGTCAAGATCAGTGCCTTTGTCCGACACAACCGCGCCGGTGCTGGTCCGACCAACCGGACCAGTTCCTCTCTCGCGGGCCGGATGGTGGTGTTTCGGGCTTGGCTTGACTAGGGGTGCTTGCATCATGTCCAGGTCCGGAACACTGCCACGGGCTGGTCCAGAACACTGCCACGGCTGAGCCAACCGGCCTCTGACCCGGCCAACTTTGCATCCCTTTGGCGGCCACCGTCCCGGTGGCTTGCCGACCCCAACAGCCGTCGCGTTCAACGGTTTCGGTCCCCTCTAGCAGCCCCAACCCTATAAATATCCCAACCCAAAGAAAACGCGTTGAACCCGTCGCCTCCCCCTTTCTccaccttcctctctctttctattttcttatCGGTTAATTTTTTCTAGGTTTTCTTCTAGGCGGAACTCAATCGAGGTATCATTCGTTTCTCTCAATCCCTATTCTCAAGAAATCAGGGTGGTTCTAATCCATCTAATCCTTCGATCTCCCTTTCTTTTCGTCGATTTCTATTAGAATTTTTCCAGTtcttggattttggatcctcgatctgatcgagttTGGAGGAGAGATGTTGGAGCAGCTGCTGATCTTCACCCGGGGAGGGCTGATCCTGTGGACGTGCGGCAACGCCCTCAAGGGCTCCCCGATCGACGCCCTCATCCGCTCCTGCCTCCTCGAGGAGCGCTCCGCCGAGACGTTCTTCAGCTACGACGCCCCCGCTGGCGGCGCCGCCTACACCCTCAAGTGGGCCTTCCATAACGACCTTGGTCTCGTCTTCGTCGCCGTCTACCAGCGATTTCTCCACCTTCTCTACGTTGACGATCTCCTCGCCGCCGTCCGCAGAGAGTTCTCGCAGATTTACGACCCCAAGCGCACGGCGTACGATGAATTCGATGAGATCTTCCGGCAGCTGCAGAAGGAGGCCGAGGCTCGCGCCGAGGAGATGAGGAAGTCGAAGCAGTCTAATCGGGCCCCTCTCGTGGCTGGAAAGAAGCAGGGGGCGGGCGCCGGCCAGAGGGCGGGATCGCAGGGAAACGCGAAGCAGAAAGGTGGTAAAGGTAGTTCTGGTAAAGATGATGGTGATGGTGAGTTGGGCAAAGGGCGTGGGTTGTCGAATGGGCGGGAGAATGGAATCAAGGAGCCTTCTCGTGCCCCGAGTGTTGTTGTTAAGGGAAAAGAAAACGGAGCCCCCGTTTCGGGGGCCTTCGATGTAAATAAGTTACAGAAGCTGCGCCCAAAAGGTGGGAAGAAAATAGATACTGGTAGTGGGAAGGCTTCCAAGGCGGAGCCAAAGAAGACAGTAAAAAAGAATAGGGTTTGGGATGATTCACCTTCCGATTCGAGGCTGGATTTCACGGATCCAGCAGATGAGAAAGGGGATGAGGTCGTAGATGTTGGAAAGGCAGATCATGGAGAGAGCATGATGGACAAGGAGGAAATTGTGAGCAGCGAGAGTGAGAGCGAGGAAGATGAGGAAGTGGAGACTACCAAGCCTGGCACCAAGAAGAAAGGGTGGTTCTCATCAATGTTTCAGAGGTAAGAGTTTGACTTGTATGTTACTCTCCATGCTACTTGGTTATAAAGGTGGTTGTGCTGGCGTCGATTTATTTGTTATAAGGTTCATAAGCAATGATTTCTTTGTAGGGGTGGAAATCGATTGGATGAGATCTGTCCAGATCCATTTCCATGTCTGAATCTATCTGAATGGGGGTGCAGATTTCAGCATCCCACCAATATCCATATCTGTATTTGTGTTTGGATACAGATAACGGATCAAAAAATATTCGATCCGTATCTGGGTATCAAGCTTTGTTTGCAATCATGTAGCTCTCGtaaattcaaaagaaaataaatgcCTTTATTTTGGTTTTGTTTTCAAATGATGGCATCTTTCATTTTGTGAACTGCATCCTTAACCATCATtttctttaaaaaagaaaaattcaagGTGTGTTATTTGGCAAATTATTAGGATCCACTAGACATTCAGGTGGTTAGGTGAGTGCagctatatcttttttttttttttaaaaaaaatcgaaGTATGTTAGTTGGCAAAATTATTAGGATCCACTAAACATTCAGGTGGTTAGGTGAGTGCAGCTATATCTTGGTCATTTTTATATGATCATTTGTTTGTTTTTCAAGAACTACTAAAAGGGAGTTGTTGAGAGTAATCTACCTTTTTTTCAGAAATAAAATATGAAGTAGAATAATATCCTATTGATAAAGTTTAGCTATCTGAGCTGGGGCCATTTGTGAATACCTGATTTATATCTCTATCCATTGAAAACTTACATGATTGTAGCATCTGATTATCAAGATGTGGTTTAGGTCCTTTGCAAAGTGGAAATCAAGTTTCCATTTTGGGCCTGTTTGCATACAAGGTGGACCTTGCACTTCTGAAGTCGCTTCCCTGTAGGTCTTCAGTGTTCTGCTTAGCTGGGAACTTCTTTCCAAATCTCAGTCTGCCAAGTTTGGCAATATGGCCCAAAGATGGAAACTTGGTTTCCACTTTGCAGTGGAGTTTTAATATTCATATTCATACTTTTACTAGCCAAATGAAAATGGATATAGAAATGGATCTTAGTAGCCAAAATCCTCTACCTAGGGTAATGTACCTGCTTTAGCATCAACTGAAATCTCAAACTTGTGCCTGCTTCCCAAGCGCTTCCTTTGTCTACTTTCCTCTAGTTGCACCTGCTTTCAATATTTGTAACTAAGATACAAGTATATTGCTATTCAGATGCTTTGCTTGGATTAATATAGCATAGTCATATCTTCTTTTCAATATTCTTTATTTGTTTTATGTTGTAAATGTTTTCATCTGATGATGAATAAACAttttaattatgattatgaaGCAAATAAATTGATTTCTTGAACATGATTGCCCACTTTTTTGGTTAGCTTTATTTTAGTTCATCTGGACCATTCCATTAATTAATTTACAAATTTAGAGAATTTATATGCTAGGGGTGAACTTACTAGCTTTCCATGAAATTTGTTAATCAGATTTTTAAATTTTGCCTTATGTTTATACTTAAAGATCAGGAAGGATAAATCAATTCTAGAATGTTGCCTCCCATCCTTTTTCTCCCTAACTAAAAATAGTTAGCAGCGTATATAAGATCTATCATGATAATGAACTCTTTAGATTTGACTGTAATGGATTACTAAAGCTGCCCTTATATCTGCAAGTTTTCTGCCTCTAACTGCTAATGGTCATTCCACCAAAAAAGCTATTGGTTTTCACATTactgtcagaaaaaaaaaaatcaaaattatgtgGAGTTGAGAAATGGACCTTCAGTTGAATGATCCTGATCGATAATCCTTATTTTACTTTTGACTACTCCTTTtgaataaaggaaaaaaatgtttgtggtccaatatgtTGGTAACGGTGCTACTTTCTGTGCTGCAGGTaatgtaaaattttaataatctTTGATGAAACCTTCATGCAATGAGCTGAGCATTATGTCATTGTTAGAGAAATTAGATCTGTATGTTGGGAGACATGAGGGAATGTTCAAGAGTGCTTATGTTCGCCTACCCACAAGTTATATCATTATTTGGTTAAGGCGGAGTCCTGTCCTAACTACACATGTTATAGGTATATATGATGATAAAGAAGACATTTTATGGGCTCACAGCATGGGATGCGATTGTTGCAACCACTAGAAGAAGTTACTTGGTTAGTAGAGTCATAATATTCTCTAAGATGATGAATTTTTCTTCAGATTTGTGATTCTTGGTCCCTTGCTTTTTTTGATATTACTTAAATTGTTGATTTATGAAGCATTTAAAGGAGTTGGCTGTCTAATGAAGAAACAAGAGGATTGAATTTTTGGACAATTGTAGTTAAGAACATTCTGAGAATATACTCAACTTATAAATTTATGAGGTACCGATGAAGTGGGTGAAATATAAGCAAGGTGCATTTGCAGTTTAAATTCATTATATGGAGAAGATGATTGTAACCTTGGTTTCTTTTGATTTAGAAGTGTAATGTTATTGTTATGAAGTAATGTCCTAGGGGCTTATTGTATTTGCAAAGTATTGATGTCATGGAAGAGGCTTACAGAAACTTGATGAATGTCATGTCAACAGATTAGATCATACTTTTAAACTGTCTTTACTTCTCTTTGATGAGAGTTAGGTTTAAGCACATGTGGGGActcttaaagaaaagaaaaaaaggtcttCATGTTTCCATGTGTTAAAATGCAGCTTCATGCATGGAAAATGATGTAGAATTTGCTTCTTTCCTATATCGAATATTTTGTGCAATGGGTTTGGCTCGTATTTAATAAGGTTACTTTGTATGCAAATTGGGGTGAATGGGAGAACTGTGTACCCTCCTGTTTAATTGGTGTTGCAAGTTTGTTAAGTTGGGCAGCCTGCATTAAGGGTGGCAATTGGATCGGATCAGGTCATAAATGGATTGGATCAGAAAACATCAAATTTGAagccgacctgtttattaaacatgtcagattttcaaatttgaatccaacctgtttaataaataggttatctgatccgatccgtttaacctgtttatgaAACAAGTAATCTGTTTAACCGATCCACCCcaatccatttaacctgtttactAAATAAATAATCTATTTACCAAATCCGATTCGATCCGATCCGACCCGTTTCATCTGTTTGTTTAAAAAAATTGGTTGTTTaccaaaccctagatcttgagCGGTCAACCCCCCTTAGCGAAAGGCCATTGGGGAAGAAAGCACCGGCCATCGAAAGAGGAAAAGGAGAAAAACCCTAAATCTCGAGCAGCCAAGGCGCCAAACGGCATAAGTCCCCCAGCGACGGCCATtggggagaaaaagaagaaagaaaatggcGTAGATTTGGGCTTCCTCAGTGACGCCGAGTGCGATGAATATgaccatctcctctcaaagatcAGCGCGAAGGAGGAAACCAAAGGAGGAAACTGAGGGAGGATTGGCTTTGTAGTTTGTCCCGTTGTCGTTGGGAAGGAAGCTGAAAGATCGGCCACCGAAGGAGTGGAGGACCCCGGCCGCCGTTGGAAAATGGAAAGGAAGTTGGAAGCATCGGCCACCGAAGGAGGAAACCgaaaaaccctagatctagaagtCGGATCGGAGGAGAAAAGAGAGTAAGGAGCTTTTTATACTCGAGATGGGACCAAAGGACGAAGGATCAACGATAGTAGTCAATTTAAATCATTTAATGCTTTAGCCTTTAAGCTATAGTATTGCACGTTTACGGGTTACAACTTGACCCAACCCGACCTGTcccaacccatttattaaatgggttaaacgggttAGTTGTCTGAAACTTGAATCCGACCTGATTATTAAACAAGTAAAACGGGTCGATCCGAACCTGTTTAATCCAATTCAAATCCAAATCTGTTTAAGGCGGGTCGAATGTGGGCCAGATTGGCTGGACGGGTTGATTTTTACCACCCATAGCCTGCATAGGTATACATGGTCTTAATATCTGCATTTTATGCTGTTGGCTTGCATCTCGAGTTGAGATTGTTGCAACTATCTAGTTCCTACTAGGTTTGTAGAATAATAACAATAAGCTCTGAAAACTTTCTCTATTGATTTATGTTTTTTAGTCAATCAATgttgttttattttaaataagttTTTATGTTATTTTCATGAAATTCCTTTGGAATGTTGTTTAATCAATGTTTGATATGGTTTGGTATCAgtgttctttcctttttcttgttACCTATTACTATGATGAAACTATATGCAAATGTGTTGATACCTTAACCAACAAACCCTTTCCTCTTCGTCTGGTCAGCTTTTCAGATCAAGGTATGACTCGTAAAGTTTGCAAACATATTGCTACCAGCTCTTAACTAGAAGACAACCCTTTATATTGGTGCCAAATGCCTAATCAAGTCAAGTTTGGGTTACAAAGCATGTTGCTGGTTGCACCAAAATATCCTTTTTGTTATGCAATTAAGCTCATGCAATTAGGGTGGAGGGTCTTTAAAGGGGAAAGAATTTATGACACCTATTCTCGCATTATCCTCATAGATGTGTTGGcaaatatatatagacacatacgtATACAGATATGTACGATAGCTTGCGGTTGCTCAATAACACTGTATTATGGATAAATGCATGTTCTTTGTCATCAGATTGAAAATAAAGGATACCTGAAGCTAAGCATGTATGAACAGATTTATATGCCAGGCAGAGATATATTCAGCTCTTTGTTTGGAACGGAAATATGTATATGTAGGTGACTTGGATGTAGCATTATGTCACAAGGAGAATCCATCTAGGGCTCCAATTTTAAGGCTTTAGAATTATAGAGAAGTATGATGAGCTTTATTCTGTTGCTTATGATTTGTAAAATGTAAATGATACTGAAATATCTTACTGACATGTTAAAACTTAAAGGGGTTTTGCTCACAGAAGTAGCCTTCATTTGGTTGCAATATTTGATCATTATAATATTAAGGTCATATGTGCTTCTTAGTTGCTCTTTCAGTTTCTCCAGGATAATATGTTTAGCTTTTCTTGGGTTCATTGTCACATGATCATTGAGTTGCCTTTGGAAATCAAACTTAGATTACTAGggggaaattttttaaaaaaaatgtggaATTGAAGAACATTATTGGTAAGCCTGTCTTATTGAGACTCAACTTCTGATTTATCAATATAAGAGAAACATCTTAATCCTACAAGATAATGTACTTGATTAATATTTTGTGAAGGAAAAGAATTCTCGGTTTTATGTTTTCATCTTTCCCTTCATTTTTATGAAAAGGAAGATTCCAAGTACCCATACCAGTTGGCCTGTTTAACAGAAAAATGTGCCTTTTAAATATGCAGATTAAGCTACCTGTGAATAATGTATGACCTCTTATTGCAGGATACTTCCTATTTTGGTTTAATCTATGAAGTTTACATTCTTTTCTTTACATATTTCTGTGGCTATTTAATTAGTTTAATCACAAAATATAGCAAGCCTGGTGTACTGACAATTATTTCTCACCTTTATGTGTTCCTGAGTTCAGCATTGCAGGTAATGCTGTTTTGGAGAAGGCAGATTTGAAACCAGCATTGAAAGCTCTTAAGGATAGGTTGATGACTAAAAATGTGGTATGTGTCTGGTCATCATACACGCTTGTTACATGTCTATCTAACTACTGTGCTTATTCTGTCTTGAGTTCTTGAATGCACTGCTGGAGTCACTAAGTTATGACATTTTGCAGGCAGAGGAAATAGCTGAGAAGCTTTGTGAATCAGTAGCAGCTAGTCTTGAAGGGAAAAAGCTGGGATCTTTCACAAGAGTTTCCTCAACTGTCCAGGTTTGTTGatagcttttttttttattttttatttttttttttttttttttttttttttttattttacattaTTGATCATCAACTGTATTCTGCTTTCATAGACACTTCCTGAATTCTCTGTCTTATTGTTGCATATATACTACAGACAGCAATGGAGGAGGCTCTTCTTCGTATTTTGACTCCGAAACGATCCATTGACATTTTGAGAGATGTACATGCTGCAAAAGAGCAAGGGAAACCATATGTTATCGTTTTTGTTGGTGTCAATGGAGTTGGTAAATCTACCAATCTTGCCAAGGTTAAAAtaagattttcttttcttctttttatttttctttttcttaaggaTGCAACTGAGGTCAGTTTGAATAAGCTGAAATGcttagttcacctcttttctcttATAATGCACAGGTTGCATACTGGCTCCTACAGCATGATATCAGTGTCATGATGGCAGCTTGTGATACATTTAGGTCAGGTGCTGTTGAGCAGCTCCGTACGCATGCACGCAGACTCCAGGTATGATTCTTAACATCCTTTTCCCTTGTCATAATCACATCTTTTTGATGGTATACGTCTGAAACTGAAATGTTGTGTTTCGCATTAAGCATGAACAAAGTTGCATCTTTCTGTCCAACAAGTGAGTGCATACATTGCTGTATATCTTTCTGAATGTTAGATCAAACAATAATATTTCAGCCTACTCATGCCAAAAGATCACAGTAGTTccttaagttcatttgctttttgGCATGAGTATTCCAAAATCATCTGTCATGTGACCATtcaattgattataaaatatctccAAGTTGTGATGGTGTGTGGTAGTTAATTCAGAGTGCACTATTGGTATTCGTGATTACAATTCCAGTGTCTACAACTCTAAATGTTAAATAGGAATCTGATACATAGCTATTTAAGAGCAATAGTTGTTTG from Elaeis guineensis isolate ETL-2024a chromosome 4, EG11, whole genome shotgun sequence includes these protein-coding regions:
- the LOC105035090 gene encoding LOW QUALITY PROTEIN: uncharacterized protein (The sequence of the model RefSeq protein was modified relative to this genomic sequence to represent the inferred CDS: inserted 2 bases in 1 codon), giving the protein MLEQLLIFTRGGLILWTCGNALKGSPIDALIRSCLLEERSAETFFSYDAPAGGAAYTLKWAFHNDLGLVFVAVYQRFLHLLYVDDLLAAVRREFSQIYDPKRTAYDEFDEIFRQLQKEAEARAEEMRKSKQSNRAPLVAGKKQGAGAGQRAGSQGNAKQKGGKGSSGKDDGDGELGKGRGLSNGRENGIKEPSRAPSVVVKGKENGAPVSGAFDVNKLQKLRPKGGKKIDTGSGKASKAEPKKTVKKNRVWDDSPSDSRLDFTDPADEKGDEVVDVGKADHGESMMDKEEIVSSESESEEDEEVETTKPGTKKKGWFSSMFQSIAGNAVLEKADLKPALKALKDRLMTKNVAEEIAEKLCESVAASLEGKKLGSFTRVSSTVQTAMEEALLRILTPKRSIDILRDVHAAKEQGKPYVIVFVGVNGVGKSTNLAKVAYWLLQHDISVMMAACDTFRSGAVEQLRTHARRLQIPIFEKGYEKDPALXSREAIQEASLNNSDVVLVDTAGRMQDNEPLMRALSKLINLNNPDLVLFVGEALVGNDAVDQLSKFNQKLADLSTVPNARLIDGILLTKFDTIDDKVGAALSMVYISGAPVMFVGCGQSYTDLKKLNVKSIVKTLLK